A single genomic interval of Rhizobium leguminosarum bv. trifolii WSM1325 harbors:
- a CDS encoding tRNA (guanine-N1)-methyltransferase (KEGG: rec:RHECIAT_CH0004243 tRNA guanine-N-1-methyltransferase protein~TIGRFAM: tRNA (guanine-N1)-methyltransferase~PFAM: tRNA (guanine-N1-)-methyltransferase) produces MAFRASVLTLYPEMFPGHLGFSLAGKAMERGKWSLDTVQIRDFATDRHRTVDDTPAGGGAGMVLKADVLARAIDSASENDTRPRLLMSPRGRPLTQERVRELAAGDGVIIVCGRFEGVDQRVIEARGLQEVSIGDYVLSGGEPAALIVLDAIIRILPGVMGNDLSGLHESFEGGLLEHPHYTRPQEWEGREIPAILTSGNHGAIEKWRHQEAVRLTRERRPDLLEKAGASAPKSGSNIGKRDA; encoded by the coding sequence GCTTTCCGGGCGAGCGTGCTGACACTTTATCCGGAAATGTTTCCGGGGCATCTGGGCTTCTCGCTGGCCGGCAAGGCGATGGAGCGGGGCAAATGGTCGCTGGACACGGTGCAGATCCGCGACTTCGCCACCGACAGACACCGCACCGTCGACGACACCCCGGCCGGCGGCGGCGCCGGCATGGTGCTGAAGGCCGACGTTCTTGCGCGTGCGATCGACAGCGCCTCAGAAAACGATACCCGCCCGCGGCTGCTGATGAGCCCGCGCGGCCGGCCGCTGACGCAGGAGCGTGTGCGCGAGCTCGCGGCGGGTGACGGCGTCATCATCGTCTGCGGCCGCTTCGAGGGCGTCGACCAGCGGGTGATCGAGGCGCGCGGACTGCAAGAGGTCTCGATCGGCGACTACGTCCTATCAGGCGGCGAGCCGGCGGCGCTGATCGTGCTCGATGCGATTATCCGCATCCTGCCCGGTGTCATGGGCAACGATCTTTCCGGCCTGCACGAAAGCTTCGAAGGCGGACTGCTGGAACATCCGCATTATACCCGGCCGCAGGAATGGGAAGGGCGGGAGATCCCCGCGATCCTCACCTCGGGCAACCACGGCGCCATCGAAAAATGGCGGCATCAGGAAGCGGTGCGGCTGACGCGGGAGCGGCGGCCGGATCTGCTGGAAAAGGCTGGCGCATCGGCCCCGAAATCGGGATCGAATATCGGAAAGCGCGATGCGTAG
- a CDS encoding ribosomal protein L19 (TIGRFAM: ribosomal protein L19~PFAM: ribosomal protein L19~KEGG: rec:RHECIAT_CH0004244 50S ribosomal protein L19) — MNIIQQLEAEQAAKIEAKRTLPEFSPGDTVRVNVKVTEGTRTRVQAYEGVCIARSGGGLQENFTVRKISYGEGVERVFPIYSPMIESVDVVRRGKVRRAKLYYLRDRRGKSARIVEDTGVRARKLNDAERAAIAEEKARIEAEKVAAAQALAAERAAAEAAEAKAAAEKAAAEAAAAAAEPAAE, encoded by the coding sequence ATGAACATCATTCAGCAGCTTGAGGCCGAACAGGCCGCCAAGATCGAAGCCAAGCGCACGCTCCCCGAATTTTCCCCGGGCGACACCGTCCGCGTCAACGTGAAGGTCACGGAAGGCACCCGTACCCGCGTTCAGGCCTATGAAGGCGTCTGCATCGCCCGCTCCGGCGGCGGCCTGCAGGAAAACTTCACGGTCCGCAAGATCTCCTACGGCGAAGGCGTCGAGCGCGTATTCCCGATCTACTCGCCGATGATCGAGAGCGTCGACGTCGTTCGCCGCGGTAAGGTCCGTCGCGCCAAGCTCTATTACCTGCGCGACCGTCGCGGCAAGTCTGCCCGTATTGTTGAAGACACCGGCGTCCGCGCCCGCAAGCTCAACGACGCCGAGCGCGCCGCCATTGCCGAGGAAAAGGCACGCATCGAAGCTGAAAAGGTTGCAGCAGCCCAGGCGCTCGCCGCCGAGAGGGCAGCAGCAGAAGCTGCGGAAGCCAAGGCCGCTGCTGAAAAGGCCGCCGCAGAAGCAGCCGCCGCTGCAGCGGAACCGGCAGCAGAATAA
- a CDS encoding extracellular solute-binding protein family 3 (PFAM: extracellular solute-binding protein family 3~SMART: extracellular solute-binding protein family 3; ionotropic glutamate receptor~KEGG: rec:RHECIAT_CH0004245 putative amino acid ABC transporter, substrate-binding protein) has protein sequence MLFRRTVLASFAALALLPLAASAAELPDLGGKSVVVVTENAYPPLQFVDPKSGKAIGWEYDAMNEIAKRLNFKVEYQNTSWDAMIQAVSDGQYNIGMTGITIKEDRKQKVDFSDPYMRSQQFMLVRGDEKRFTDAKSFGEFKDGLVGAQPGTTPFYTAVYEVLDGNEQNPRIKLFETFGATVQALKAGDVDVVLTDGTAGKGYVDASNGALKLIGEPLGTEDFGFIFPKGSDLVAPVNAAIAALKADGTLDGLNKKWFLDYKMGE, from the coding sequence ATGTTGTTTCGTCGTACCGTTCTTGCGAGCTTCGCCGCCCTTGCTCTTCTACCCCTCGCCGCATCGGCGGCCGAGCTGCCCGATCTCGGCGGCAAGAGCGTCGTCGTCGTCACCGAGAATGCCTATCCGCCGCTGCAATTCGTCGATCCGAAATCCGGCAAGGCGATCGGCTGGGAATATGATGCGATGAACGAGATCGCCAAGCGGCTGAATTTCAAGGTCGAATACCAGAACACCAGCTGGGACGCGATGATCCAGGCAGTTTCCGACGGCCAGTACAACATCGGCATGACCGGCATCACCATCAAGGAAGACCGCAAGCAGAAGGTGGATTTCTCCGATCCCTATATGCGCTCGCAGCAGTTCATGCTGGTGCGTGGCGACGAGAAGCGCTTCACCGATGCCAAGTCCTTCGGCGAATTCAAGGACGGCCTGGTCGGCGCGCAGCCCGGCACCACGCCCTTCTACACCGCCGTTTATGAAGTGCTTGATGGCAACGAGCAGAACCCGCGTATCAAGCTCTTCGAAACCTTCGGCGCCACCGTCCAGGCCTTGAAGGCCGGCGATGTCGACGTCGTGCTGACCGACGGCACCGCCGGCAAGGGTTATGTCGATGCCTCGAACGGCGCCCTGAAGCTGATCGGCGAACCGCTCGGCACCGAAGATTTCGGCTTCATTTTCCCGAAAGGGTCCGACCTCGTCGCCCCTGTCAATGCCGCCATCGCCGCACTCAAGGCCGACGGCACGCTGGATGGGCTGAACAAGAAGTGGTTCCTCGACTACAAGATGGGCGAATGA
- a CDS encoding polar amino acid ABC transporter, inner membrane subunit (TIGRFAM: polar amino acid ABC transporter, inner membrane subunit~PFAM: binding-protein-dependent transport systems inner membrane component~KEGG: rec:RHECIAT_CH0004246 putative amino acid ABC transporter, permease protein), protein MALRPSPDRHVKDDYPWWLVALVTIGIVLAVVIVANDIYAQVFRTVVNGVGVTVFVTLVAFVLATVLGLGICLLGMADSQVLRQIARFYIEIIRGIPILVLLFYVAFVGAPALVAAYNFLISPLVTSGMAEPILVRDLSLMWRAIIALTVGYSSFIAEIFRAGFQSVDLGQIEAAKALGLSRYRRFRSVVFPQAIRVIFPPLSNDFVSMVKDSSLVSVLGVADITQMGKVYAAGSFRFFETYSIVTYIYLILTIGLSLALRRTEKWMKSR, encoded by the coding sequence ATGGCCTTGCGACCATCGCCCGACAGACACGTCAAGGACGACTATCCCTGGTGGCTGGTCGCCCTCGTCACGATCGGCATCGTCCTTGCCGTCGTCATCGTCGCCAACGATATATACGCCCAGGTCTTCCGCACCGTCGTCAACGGTGTCGGCGTCACCGTCTTCGTCACGCTGGTCGCCTTCGTGCTCGCCACCGTGCTCGGCCTCGGCATCTGCCTGCTCGGCATGGCCGACAGCCAGGTGCTGCGTCAGATTGCGCGATTCTACATCGAGATCATCCGCGGCATACCGATCCTCGTGCTGCTGTTCTACGTCGCCTTCGTCGGCGCGCCGGCTCTGGTCGCAGCCTATAATTTCCTGATTTCGCCGCTGGTGACATCCGGCATGGCCGAGCCCATCCTGGTGCGCGACCTGTCGCTGATGTGGCGAGCGATCATCGCGCTGACGGTCGGTTATTCCTCCTTCATCGCCGAAATCTTCCGGGCCGGTTTCCAGTCGGTCGATCTCGGCCAGATCGAGGCGGCCAAGGCGCTTGGCCTGTCGCGCTACCGGCGCTTTCGCTCCGTCGTGTTCCCGCAGGCGATCCGGGTGATCTTCCCGCCGCTCTCCAACGATTTCGTCTCGATGGTGAAGGACAGCTCGCTCGTCTCCGTGCTCGGCGTCGCCGACATCACCCAGATGGGCAAGGTCTATGCCGCCGGCTCCTTCCGCTTCTTCGAGACCTATTCGATCGTCACCTATATCTATCTGATCCTGACGATCGGCCTGTCGCTGGCGCTCCGGCGGACGGAGAAATGGATGAAGTCGCGGTGA
- a CDS encoding hypothetical protein (KEGG: met:M446_6749 hypothetical protein): MRISLLEFSVASLLLVPVVATSNSLQAAELPEYDGSFCVRLTSKMLNADEKNVETNKCLQDEADAKKKLAEHWAIVSEKSFGYCRTLGPGSYRSLLRCLAGNVGYSCFQDELSCSWN, from the coding sequence ATGAGAATATCACTCTTGGAATTTTCGGTCGCGTCGCTACTTTTGGTACCCGTTGTTGCAACATCGAATTCTCTGCAAGCGGCAGAGTTGCCTGAATATGACGGCTCGTTCTGTGTCCGGCTAACCTCAAAGATGCTGAACGCCGATGAAAAGAATGTCGAGACTAACAAGTGCCTTCAGGATGAAGCTGACGCAAAGAAGAAGCTCGCTGAGCACTGGGCAATCGTCTCAGAAAAATCATTTGGCTACTGCCGTACCTTAGGCCCGGGATCTTATCGATCACTCCTACGCTGCTTGGCGGGCAATGTCGGCTATAGTTGCTTTCAAGACGAACTGAGCTGTAGCTGGAATTGA
- a CDS encoding conserved hypothetical protein (KEGG: atu:Atu8028 hypothetical protein): protein MQAMESKFRCIGAHIFVLQDHYRLPARFFACVSGALNSRLR from the coding sequence ATGCAGGCCATGGAATCCAAGTTCAGATGCATTGGGGCGCATATTTTCGTGCTGCAGGACCATTATCGCCTGCCGGCGCGGTTTTTTGCGTGTGTATCCGGTGCGCTCAACAGCCGACTTCGTTGA
- a CDS encoding 3-isopropylmalate dehydratase, large subunit (TIGRFAM: 3-isopropylmalate dehydratase, large subunit~PFAM: aconitate hydratase domain protein~KEGG: leuC; 3-isopropylmalate dehydratase large subunit protein; K01703 3-isopropylmalate/(R)-2-methylmalate dehydratase large subunit), whose translation MSAPRTLYDKIWDDHLVDEQPDGTCLLYIDRHLVHEVTSPQAFEGLRMTGRKVRAPEKTLAVVDHNVPTSPDRHLGIKNEESRIQVEALATNAAEFGVEYYSASDKRQGIVHIVGPEQGFTLPGMTIVCGDSHTSTHGAFGALAHGIGTSEVEHVLATQTLIQKKAKNMLVRVDGLLPPHVTAKDIILAIIGEIGTAGGTGHVIEFAGEAIRALSMEGRMTVCNMTIEGGARAGLIAPDEKTFEYIKGKPRAPKGEALEQAIAYWKTLQTDEGAHYDRVVVLDAASLPPIVSWGSSPEDVISVQGIVPNPDDIQDETKRTSKWRALDYMGLKPGTKMTDITLDRVFIGSCTNGRIEDLREVAKVVEGKTVASTVDAMIVPGSGLVKEQAEAEGLDKIFKAAGFDWREPGCSMCLAMNDDRLKPGERCASTSNRNFEGRQGFKGRTHLVSPAMAAAAAIAGHFVDIREWN comes from the coding sequence ATGAGCGCACCGCGTACCCTCTACGACAAGATCTGGGACGATCATCTGGTCGACGAACAGCCGGACGGCACCTGTCTTCTCTACATCGACCGCCACCTGGTCCACGAAGTCACCTCGCCGCAGGCGTTCGAAGGCCTGCGCATGACCGGCCGCAAGGTTCGCGCACCGGAAAAGACGCTCGCCGTCGTCGACCATAACGTTCCGACCTCGCCCGACCGCCATCTCGGCATCAAGAACGAGGAAAGCCGCATCCAGGTGGAAGCGCTGGCCACCAACGCCGCCGAATTCGGCGTCGAATATTATTCGGCAAGCGACAAGCGCCAGGGCATCGTCCACATCGTCGGTCCGGAACAGGGCTTCACCCTGCCCGGCATGACCATCGTCTGCGGCGACAGCCACACCTCGACGCATGGCGCCTTCGGGGCGCTGGCGCACGGAATCGGCACCTCCGAGGTCGAGCATGTGCTGGCGACCCAGACGCTGATCCAGAAGAAGGCCAAGAACATGCTGGTGCGGGTCGACGGCCTGCTTCCGCCGCACGTCACCGCCAAGGACATCATCCTTGCCATCATCGGCGAGATCGGCACGGCCGGCGGCACCGGCCACGTCATCGAATTTGCCGGTGAAGCGATCCGCGCGCTGTCGATGGAAGGCCGCATGACCGTCTGCAACATGACGATCGAGGGCGGCGCCCGCGCCGGCCTGATCGCCCCGGACGAAAAGACCTTCGAATACATCAAGGGCAAGCCGCGCGCGCCGAAGGGCGAGGCGCTGGAACAGGCGATCGCCTACTGGAAGACGCTGCAAACCGACGAGGGCGCTCATTACGACCGCGTCGTCGTCCTCGACGCCGCCAGCCTGCCGCCGATCGTTTCCTGGGGCTCCTCGCCCGAGGATGTCATCTCCGTCCAGGGCATCGTTCCGAACCCCGATGACATCCAGGACGAAACCAAGCGCACCTCCAAGTGGCGCGCGCTCGACTATATGGGCCTGAAGCCGGGCACGAAGATGACCGACATCACGCTCGACCGCGTCTTCATCGGCTCCTGCACCAACGGCCGCATCGAAGATCTGCGCGAAGTCGCCAAGGTCGTCGAAGGCAAGACGGTTGCCTCAACCGTCGACGCGATGATCGTGCCGGGCTCCGGCCTCGTCAAGGAACAGGCGGAAGCCGAAGGCCTCGACAAGATCTTCAAGGCCGCCGGTTTCGACTGGCGCGAACCGGGCTGCTCCATGTGCCTTGCGATGAACGACGACCGTCTGAAGCCGGGCGAA